From a region of the Sinorhizobium sp. B11 genome:
- a CDS encoding peptidylprolyl isomerase — MKLFYLAFAGVLYLASFAGDAFAQAADHYITIQLKSGPVVIQLLPDVAPKHVAQIEALVKKGEYDNVAFHRVIPGFMAQTGDVKYGNMEKNFDAAQAGTGGSDLPDLPAEFSKTPFVRGTVGMARAQDPNSANSQFFIMFDDGSFLNGQYTVVGKVVSGMENVDKIKKGEGQNGEVSNPDRMIKVTMGKK, encoded by the coding sequence ATGAAACTCTTCTATCTTGCATTTGCCGGCGTGCTCTATCTCGCCTCCTTCGCGGGCGACGCTTTTGCGCAGGCGGCCGATCACTACATCACCATCCAGCTGAAGAGCGGCCCTGTTGTCATCCAGCTGCTTCCGGATGTGGCGCCGAAGCATGTGGCGCAGATCGAAGCGCTGGTGAAGAAGGGCGAATATGACAATGTCGCCTTCCACCGCGTCATCCCGGGCTTCATGGCCCAGACCGGCGACGTGAAATATGGCAACATGGAAAAGAACTTCGATGCCGCCCAGGCCGGCACCGGCGGCTCCGACCTGCCTGACCTGCCGGCCGAATTTTCGAAGACGCCTTTCGTGCGCGGCACGGTCGGCATGGCACGCGCCCAGGACCCGAATTCTGCCAACTCGCAGTTCTTCATCATGTTCGATGACGGTTCCTTCCTGAATGGCCAGTACACCGTCGTCGGCAAGGTTGTTTCGGGCATGGAAAACGTCGACAAGATCAAGAAGGGCGAAGGCCAGAACGGCGAAGTCAGCAATCCTGACCGCATGATCAAGGTCACGATGGGCAAGAAGTAA
- the coaD gene encoding pantetheine-phosphate adenylyltransferase: protein MTTAFYPGSFDPITNGHVDVLVQALNVAEKVIVAIGIHPGKAPLFSFDEKAALIRASLAEVLPEKSAHIDVVSFDNLVVDAARAHGASLLIRGLRDGTDLDYEMQMAGMNRQMAPDIQTIFLPAGTASRPITATLVRQIAAMGGDVSAFVPAAVLQALKSKRKA from the coding sequence ATGACCACAGCTTTCTATCCGGGGTCCTTCGACCCGATCACCAATGGACATGTTGATGTGCTGGTCCAGGCGCTCAACGTCGCCGAAAAGGTGATCGTCGCGATCGGCATCCACCCGGGGAAGGCACCACTCTTTTCATTCGACGAAAAGGCAGCGTTGATCCGCGCGTCGCTCGCTGAGGTGCTGCCGGAAAAGAGCGCGCATATCGATGTCGTCTCCTTCGACAATCTCGTCGTCGACGCCGCGCGCGCGCATGGTGCAAGCCTGCTGATCCGTGGCCTGCGTGATGGCACCGATCTCGATTATGAAATGCAGATGGCCGGCATGAACAGGCAGATGGCGCCTGATATCCAGACTATCTTTCTGCCGGCAGGCACGGCCTCGCGGCCCATTACCGCCACATTGGTGCGCCAGATCGCAGCCATGGGCGGCGATGTCAGCGCCTTCGTGCCGGCGGCCGTCTTGCAAGCCCTGAAATCCAAGCGCAAAGCCTAG
- a CDS encoding HNH endonuclease: protein MHIALGVCSSGFPIDDFLDASGKTEAVISAAADPAQTIAMQLAFDGNPNRRGGEWRIRDQYSHRHPAWNLSAGFPNTYDPNNPPFILIFRLGKSFHARFALEKQLIALKAISGSVRMFVANTGIAVAPSVLLTALKVPDPSRFDDFLSQADTVSVDDFDPKNIPDGRRRIIASVIRRLGQQAFRRKLVSAYAGQCAITRCKTLWVLEAAHISPYRGIKTNLVTNGLLLRADVHTLFDLALISVEPKSLVVKTSRLLKGSQYESLDGRGLSLPAKASVHPNTAALEYHFSQFHG from the coding sequence ATGCATATTGCGCTGGGTGTCTGCTCCAGCGGCTTTCCTATAGACGACTTTCTTGACGCGTCTGGGAAGACCGAAGCGGTCATTTCCGCTGCGGCGGACCCAGCACAGACAATAGCCATGCAGTTGGCCTTCGACGGAAACCCGAACCGACGAGGCGGCGAGTGGCGTATTCGCGATCAATACAGTCATCGACATCCCGCCTGGAATTTGTCGGCAGGCTTCCCGAACACCTACGACCCGAACAACCCGCCCTTCATATTAATCTTCAGACTCGGGAAGTCTTTTCACGCGCGTTTCGCTCTCGAAAAACAACTGATAGCGCTGAAGGCCATCAGCGGCTCAGTGCGAATGTTCGTCGCCAACACTGGTATTGCCGTCGCGCCCTCTGTCCTGCTAACTGCCTTGAAGGTACCCGATCCAAGCCGGTTTGACGATTTTCTCTCGCAAGCTGATACCGTCAGTGTGGACGATTTTGATCCCAAGAACATTCCTGACGGCAGGAGACGCATCATCGCCTCGGTCATACGTAGGCTTGGCCAGCAAGCGTTCCGTCGCAAATTGGTTTCGGCATATGCCGGACAATGCGCTATCACACGGTGCAAAACTCTTTGGGTACTGGAAGCCGCGCATATCTCGCCATATAGAGGTATTAAGACGAATCTCGTGACAAATGGGCTGCTCCTGCGAGCAGATGTTCACACACTGTTTGATCTCGCGTTGATCTCCGTGGAACCCAAGTCGCTGGTCGTCAAGACCTCTCGATTGCTCAAGGGATCCCAATATGAGTCGCTTGACGGCAGAGGTCTGAGTTTGCCGGCGAAAGCGTCAGTCCATCCCAATACCGCAGCACTTGAGTATCATTTCAGTCAGTTTCACGGGTAG
- a CDS encoding site-specific DNA-methyltransferase: MTTDNQKWDALEKHSADPVAENVAVLKTLFPEAFADGDLDWNILQDLLGKPGDRRDEKFGLNWHGKRRSRQIALTPSTGTLLPFPNESVDWATTRNLLIEGDNLEVLKLLQRSFSGKVKLIYIDPPYNTGNDFVYSDNYTDSIKNYLEVTGQVESGMRTSSNTETSGRFHTDWLNMMYPRLKVARTLLHPDGVILVSCDDGEVADLRLILNEIFGEENFVAQFVWKARQFTDARANTNVSTDHEYILAYSRDENFSLRGVGRDESKFSNPDNDPRGDWMSRSILGLATRDQRPNLHYDILEPSTGRVFPPSPSTGWRYSKQKMEELISQGKILFPKSDQGRPREKKFRQEMRAEFIAFRSIIDGVHTADGTQEIRSLFGSDVFQFPKPTGLISSLIEQVTTDGDIILDFFAGSGTTGHASLKQNAAENAARRYILVQLPELLDPNNREQKVAAEFCDSLGVPRRLSELTKERLRRCSKQISDANSLFKGDYGFRVFKLAHSNIRAWAPEPSDLEGTLLANAEHLVQGRKEQDVLYELLLKLGLDLCVSMEERQIAGKTVHAIGGGALIVCLADGLTKDVVEELGNGVVAWRAALAPAVDTRVVFKDSGFSDDVAKTNMAAILNQNGIHDVRSL, translated from the coding sequence ATGACTACAGATAACCAGAAATGGGATGCACTGGAAAAGCATAGCGCCGACCCGGTCGCTGAAAACGTTGCGGTGTTGAAAACGTTGTTTCCAGAGGCGTTTGCTGATGGTGACCTCGACTGGAACATCTTACAGGATCTGCTTGGAAAGCCTGGCGATCGACGTGATGAGAAATTTGGCTTAAACTGGCACGGAAAAAGGCGGTCGCGCCAGATTGCTCTCACCCCCTCGACGGGCACTCTACTTCCGTTCCCTAATGAAAGCGTAGATTGGGCGACAACTCGCAACTTGCTGATCGAGGGCGACAATCTCGAGGTCTTGAAACTGCTGCAAAGAAGCTTCTCTGGCAAGGTGAAGCTCATATACATCGATCCTCCATATAACACGGGAAACGACTTCGTTTACTCAGATAACTATACTGATAGCATCAAGAATTATCTTGAGGTTACAGGGCAAGTCGAGAGTGGGATGCGAACGAGTTCGAATACGGAAACGTCTGGCAGATTCCACACTGACTGGCTGAATATGATGTATCCTCGACTAAAAGTCGCGAGGACACTTCTTCACCCTGACGGCGTGATCCTCGTATCTTGCGACGATGGAGAGGTAGCAGACCTTCGGCTCATCCTAAACGAAATATTCGGTGAGGAGAACTTCGTCGCACAGTTCGTCTGGAAAGCGCGTCAGTTCACCGACGCGCGAGCAAACACGAACGTGTCCACTGATCATGAATACATTCTGGCCTATTCCCGCGATGAGAACTTTTCACTGAGGGGGGTAGGGCGCGACGAATCCAAGTTCTCCAATCCAGACAATGATCCCCGTGGGGATTGGATGAGTCGAAGCATTCTTGGGCTTGCCACGCGGGATCAGCGACCAAATTTGCACTACGACATTTTAGAGCCGTCGACCGGTCGTGTGTTTCCGCCCAGCCCTTCGACAGGATGGCGCTACTCAAAACAGAAAATGGAGGAGCTGATCTCGCAGGGCAAAATTCTGTTTCCCAAAAGCGACCAGGGAAGACCGCGCGAGAAGAAATTTCGTCAAGAGATGCGAGCCGAATTCATTGCATTCCGGTCGATCATAGACGGTGTTCACACCGCTGACGGTACCCAGGAAATTCGGTCCTTGTTCGGTAGTGACGTCTTTCAGTTCCCCAAACCCACAGGTTTGATTTCCAGCCTCATTGAGCAGGTCACGACAGACGGAGACATTATCCTCGACTTCTTCGCCGGATCAGGAACGACCGGACACGCCTCACTCAAGCAAAATGCAGCAGAGAACGCTGCACGGAGATATATTCTCGTGCAGCTTCCGGAGCTCCTCGACCCCAACAACAGAGAGCAGAAAGTTGCAGCGGAGTTTTGCGATAGCCTCGGTGTGCCACGAAGATTATCTGAGCTGACTAAGGAAAGATTGCGTCGCTGCTCTAAGCAAATAAGCGATGCAAACTCGCTATTCAAAGGAGACTATGGCTTCCGTGTATTCAAGCTTGCGCACTCAAATATCCGAGCTTGGGCACCGGAGCCGTCCGATCTGGAGGGCACGCTTCTAGCTAATGCTGAGCACCTAGTCCAGGGACGCAAAGAGCAGGACGTGCTCTACGAACTGCTGCTGAAGCTTGGCCTCGATCTCTGTGTCTCCATGGAGGAAAGGCAGATCGCGGGCAAGACCGTTCACGCGATTGGGGGCGGCGCACTGATCGTTTGCCTTGCCGACGGCCTGACCAAAGATGTCGTCGAAGAACTTGGCAACGGCGTTGTCGCGTGGCGTGCGGCCCTCGCGCCGGCCGTCGATACCCGTGTCGTCTTCAAGGATTCCGGCTTCTCTGATGACGTGGCCAAGACCAATATGGCGGCCATCCTGAACCAGAACGGTATCCACGACGTGAGGAGCCTGTGA
- the gyrA gene encoding DNA gyrase subunit A translates to MTEQTPPGGGKLPPGIEPISIMEEMQRSYLDYAMSVIVSRALPDVRDGLKPVHRRILYGMSELGIDWNKKYVKCARVTGDVMGKYHPHGNAAIYDALARMAQDWSLRLPLIDGQGNFGSVDGDPPAAERYTECRLQKAAHSLLDDLDKETVDFRDNYDGTLSEPVVVPAKFPNLLVNGAGGIAVGMATNIPPHNLSEVIDGCIALINDPAIELPDLMQIIPGPDFPTGAKILGRSGIRSAYETGRGSVVMRGVATIEPMRGDREQIIITEIPYQVNKATMIEKMAELVREKRIEGISDLRDESDRQGYRVVVELKRDANADVILNQLYRYTPLQTSFGCNMVALNGGKPEQLTLLDMLRAFVAFREEVVSRRTKFLLRKARERAHVLVGLAIAVANIDEVIRVIRQAPDPQSAREELMTRRWPAEDVESLIRLIDDPRHRINDDLTYNLSEEQARAILELRLARLTALGRDEIGDELNKIGEEIKDYLDILSSRIRIQTIVKDELTAVRDEFGTPRRTEIIDGGLEMDDEDLIAREDMVVTVSHLGYIKRVPLTTYRAQRRGGKGRSGMTTRDEDFVSRLFVVNTHTPVLFFSSRGIVYKEKVWRLPIGTPTSRGKALINMLPLEPGERITTILPLPEDEDSWDNLDVMFSTTRGTVRRNKLSDFVQVNRNGKIAMKLEDEGDEILSVETCTDQDDVLLTTALGQCIRFSVDDVRVFAGRNSIGVRGINLGDGDRIISMTIVGHVDAEPWERAAYLKRSAAERRATGVDEEDIALVGEEVTEEGQLSDERYEELRAREQFVLTVSEKGFGKRSSSYDFRISGRGGKGIRATDTSKTGEIGELVAAFPIDDGDQIMLVSDGGQLIRVPVGGIRIASRATKGVTIFSTAKDEKVVSVERISEPEEEETPDNGDEAVVSEGEAPAAGEADETPSAE, encoded by the coding sequence TTGACTGAGCAAACACCCCCCGGCGGCGGGAAGCTCCCGCCAGGCATCGAGCCGATCTCCATTATGGAGGAAATGCAGCGGTCATATCTCGATTACGCGATGAGCGTGATCGTGTCCCGCGCACTTCCCGACGTGCGCGACGGCCTGAAGCCCGTGCACCGGCGCATCCTCTACGGCATGTCCGAGCTCGGCATCGACTGGAACAAGAAATACGTCAAATGCGCCCGCGTCACCGGGGACGTGATGGGTAAATACCATCCGCACGGCAATGCCGCGATCTATGACGCGCTCGCCCGTATGGCGCAGGACTGGTCGCTTCGTCTGCCGCTGATCGACGGCCAGGGCAATTTCGGCTCTGTCGACGGTGACCCGCCGGCGGCCGAACGTTACACCGAATGCCGCCTGCAGAAGGCCGCGCATTCGCTGCTCGACGACCTCGACAAGGAAACGGTCGATTTTCGCGACAACTATGACGGCACGCTCTCCGAGCCTGTCGTCGTTCCCGCAAAATTCCCGAACCTTCTGGTCAACGGTGCTGGCGGTATCGCCGTCGGTATGGCGACCAACATTCCGCCGCATAACCTCTCCGAAGTCATCGATGGCTGCATTGCGCTGATCAATGATCCGGCGATCGAACTGCCGGACCTGATGCAGATCATTCCGGGTCCCGACTTCCCGACCGGAGCCAAGATTCTCGGCCGCTCCGGCATCCGCTCGGCCTACGAAACCGGCCGCGGTTCCGTCGTCATGCGCGGCGTTGCCACCATCGAGCCGATGCGCGGCGACCGCGAGCAGATCATCATCACCGAGATCCCCTATCAGGTGAACAAGGCGACGATGATCGAGAAGATGGCCGAACTGGTGCGCGAGAAGCGCATCGAAGGCATCTCCGACCTGCGCGATGAATCCGACCGCCAGGGCTATCGCGTCGTCGTCGAATTGAAGCGCGACGCCAATGCCGACGTCATCCTGAACCAGCTTTATCGCTACACGCCGCTGCAGACCTCCTTCGGCTGCAACATGGTGGCGCTGAACGGTGGCAAGCCGGAACAGCTGACGCTGCTCGACATGCTCCGCGCATTTGTCGCCTTCCGCGAAGAAGTTGTTAGCCGGAGAACTAAATTCCTGCTTCGCAAGGCGCGCGAACGTGCGCACGTCTTGGTCGGTCTCGCGATTGCTGTTGCCAATATCGACGAAGTCATCCGTGTCATCCGTCAGGCGCCGGACCCGCAGTCGGCCCGCGAAGAACTGATGACCCGCCGTTGGCCGGCAGAAGATGTCGAAAGTCTGATTCGCCTGATCGACGATCCGCGGCATCGCATCAATGACGACCTGACCTATAACCTCTCGGAAGAGCAGGCCCGCGCCATCCTCGAACTGCGCCTTGCCCGTTTGACGGCTCTCGGCCGTGACGAAATTGGCGATGAACTCAATAAGATAGGCGAGGAGATCAAGGATTACCTCGATATTCTCTCGTCGCGTATCCGCATCCAGACCATCGTCAAGGACGAGCTCACTGCCGTCCGCGACGAGTTCGGCACGCCGCGCCGCACTGAGATCATCGACGGCGGTCTCGAAATGGACGATGAGGATCTCATCGCCCGTGAAGACATGGTCGTTACCGTTTCGCATCTCGGCTATATCAAGCGCGTGCCGCTAACGACTTACCGTGCGCAGCGCCGCGGCGGCAAAGGCCGTTCCGGCATGACCACCCGCGACGAAGATTTCGTTAGCCGGCTATTTGTGGTCAATACCCACACGCCGGTTCTGTTCTTCTCCTCGCGCGGTATCGTCTACAAGGAGAAGGTCTGGCGCCTGCCGATCGGCACGCCGACCTCGCGCGGCAAGGCGCTGATCAACATGCTACCGCTCGAACCTGGCGAGCGCATCACCACGATCCTGCCGCTGCCCGAGGATGAGGACAGCTGGGATAACCTCGACGTCATGTTCTCGACGACGCGTGGTACGGTCCGCCGTAACAAGCTCAGTGACTTCGTCCAGGTGAATCGCAACGGCAAGATCGCCATGAAGCTGGAAGACGAGGGTGACGAAATCCTCTCCGTCGAGACCTGCACCGATCAGGACGACGTGTTGCTGACGACGGCGCTCGGCCAGTGCATCCGCTTCTCGGTCGATGACGTCCGCGTCTTTGCCGGCCGCAACTCGATCGGTGTGCGCGGCATCAACCTCGGCGATGGCGACCGGATCATCTCGATGACGATTGTCGGCCATGTCGATGCCGAGCCCTGGGAGCGCGCTGCCTACCTCAAGCGCTCCGCCGCCGAACGTCGTGCGACGGGCGTGGACGAGGAGGATATCGCTCTGGTTGGTGAAGAAGTCACCGAAGAGGGACAGCTCTCGGACGAACGCTATGAAGAGCTGAGGGCACGCGAACAATTCGTGCTGACGGTCTCTGAAAAGGGTTTCGGCAAGCGCTCTTCCTCTTACGATTTCCGCATCTCCGGCCGCGGCGGCAAGGGTATTCGTGCCACCGATACATCGAAGACAGGCGAAATCGGCGAACTCGTCGCCGCCTTCCCGATCGATGATGGCGATCAGATCATGCTCGTCTCGGATGGCGGTCAGCTGATCCGCGTCCCGGTCGGCGGCATCCGTATCGCCAGCCGCGCTACCAAGGGCGTAACGATATTCTCCACCGCCAAGGATGAGAAGGTCGTCTCGGTCGAGCGTATCAGCGAGCCGGAAGAAGAAGAGACGCCCGACAATGGTGACGAAGCCGTGGTTTCCGAAGGTGAAGCTCCGGCAGCGGGCGAAGCCGACGAAACCCCATCGGCTGAGTAA
- a CDS encoding MarC family protein produces MASADQLINAFTTLLVTIDPPGLAPLFLGLTVGMSRPERKQVALRGTTIAFIILAVFALFGSSVLGVLGISIGAFRLAGGLLLFWIAFEMVFEKRQDRKEKTTEVAITKDHIENIAVFPLALPLIAGPGAISATILLGGTLPSTVERAQLIGVIAACLLITLMVLFLADRLDRFLGVTGRAILTRLLGVILAALAAQFVVDGAKSALNLISATPT; encoded by the coding sequence ATGGCAAGCGCCGACCAACTGATCAACGCGTTCACGACGCTGCTCGTCACCATCGATCCGCCGGGGCTTGCGCCCCTCTTTCTCGGCCTCACTGTCGGCATGAGCCGGCCGGAGCGAAAGCAGGTGGCGCTGCGCGGCACCACCATCGCCTTCATCATCCTTGCGGTCTTTGCGCTATTCGGCTCCAGCGTGCTCGGCGTGCTCGGCATTTCCATCGGCGCGTTCCGGCTGGCGGGCGGCCTGCTGCTTTTCTGGATCGCCTTCGAAATGGTTTTCGAGAAGCGCCAGGATCGCAAGGAAAAGACGACGGAAGTGGCAATTACCAAGGATCATATCGAGAATATCGCTGTCTTCCCGCTTGCCCTGCCCCTGATTGCCGGACCGGGCGCCATTTCGGCGACGATCCTGCTCGGAGGAACCCTGCCCTCCACGGTCGAACGTGCGCAGCTGATCGGCGTCATCGCTGCATGTCTGCTGATCACCCTGATGGTGCTGTTCCTCGCCGACCGGCTCGACCGTTTCCTCGGGGTGACCGGCCGCGCGATCCTGACCCGCCTCCTCGGTGTAATCCTCGCAGCACTTGCCGCGCAGTTCGTCGTGGACGGTGCAAAATCCGCTCTTAATCTGATCAGCGCCACGCCGACATGA
- a CDS encoding gamma-glutamylcyclotransferase encodes MSSVPFITFAYGSNMSTARIRARCPSARFLGVAELPGYQLRWHKKSKDGSGKCDIVRTDLSGTSVFGVLYEIAGDEKADLDKAEGLGSGYDETEIEVHYGPDLLAVKAYVATDTDPALKPYSWYRALAVAGAKEHGLPADYIESMASAHANEDRDRTRHDQNMRIIGEVQA; translated from the coding sequence ATGAGCTCGGTTCCGTTTATCACCTTCGCCTACGGCTCCAACATGTCAACCGCCCGCATCCGGGCACGATGCCCGTCTGCGCGGTTCTTGGGCGTTGCCGAACTGCCCGGCTACCAGCTTCGCTGGCACAAGAAGAGCAAGGATGGCTCGGGCAAATGCGACATCGTGCGTACCGACCTCTCGGGCACATCGGTATTCGGCGTCTTGTATGAGATTGCCGGCGATGAGAAGGCCGACCTTGACAAAGCCGAGGGCTTGGGTTCCGGCTATGACGAAACTGAGATCGAGGTACATTACGGCCCTGACTTGCTCGCTGTGAAAGCATACGTGGCGACAGATACCGACCCGGCGCTGAAACCTTATAGCTGGTATCGCGCGCTCGCTGTTGCAGGTGCGAAGGAGCACGGCCTTCCCGCCGATTACATCGAGAGCATGGCGTCGGCCCATGCCAACGAAGACCGCGACCGGACGCGTCACGACCAAAACATGCGTATTATAGGCGAGGTGCAGGCATGA
- a CDS encoding DEAD/DEAH box helicase family protein: protein MRNGLPPSAGLTSGDFTVEMETGTGKTYVYLRTILELNKRFGFTKFVIVVPSVAIKEGVYKTLQITEEHFRGLYSGQPFDYFLYDSAKLGQVRNFATSPTIQIMVVTVGAINKKDVNNLYKDSEKTGGDAPIDLIRATRPVIIVDEPQSVDGGLEGRGKQALGEMHPLCTLRYSATHVDKHHMVYRLDAVDAYDRKLVKQIEVASLEVEGGHNKAYLRFVSASNARGTVTAKVEVDRAIGNAVRRDMITVQDGFDLEDETGRAIYKGCRIGEIRVAGEESLLEVKTDGSESFLRVGEAIGDVDANAIKRLMIRRTIHEHLEKEKRLAPLGIKVLSLFFIDAVEHYRSYDGDGNAVKGKYATIFEEEYQRAAKHPDFASLFEEVDVISDAEEVHNGYFSIDKNKRWTDTAENNQAHRDNAERAYNLIMKDKEKLLSFDTKLKFIFSHSALKEGWDNPNVFQICALREIGTERERRQTIGRGLRLCVNQKGERRRGFDVNTLTVIATESYEAFAENLQKEIEADTGIRFGVVEKHQFAIIPIQKEDGTTVMLGFDESAAIYEWLKGEGFIDSRGKVEDKLRMAIKDGTLTLPAAHAAHLPHVREVLRKIAGRLEIKNADDRKPVRVRKEIYHSAEFQALWDRIKHKTTYRVHFDNAKLVADCVKAIAEGAPISKARVTIRKADLAIGQGGVLATETSTFGPVTIEEGDIVLPDVLTDLQDRTQLTRRSLVTILTESGRLNDFKRNPQAFIEQAAELINRAKRLAVVDGIRYQRVGDNDFYAQELFEQEELIGYLKNMLENTKKSVFEHVIYDSAGVERTFAEQLEKNDAVKVYAKLPGWFKVPTPLGGYNPDWAVLVQIDGQERLYFVVETKGSLFADELRDQEVAKIACGAAHFHALAMDRDPVLYVKATKLGDVLDHA from the coding sequence TTGCGCAACGGCCTGCCGCCATCCGCAGGCCTAACCTCCGGCGACTTTACCGTCGAAATGGAGACGGGAACCGGAAAGACCTATGTCTATCTCCGCACGATCCTTGAGCTGAACAAGCGCTTCGGCTTCACAAAATTCGTTATTGTCGTGCCATCCGTGGCGATCAAGGAAGGCGTCTACAAGACGCTTCAGATCACGGAGGAGCATTTCAGGGGCCTCTATTCCGGCCAGCCCTTCGACTATTTCCTCTATGATTCCGCCAAGCTCGGCCAGGTGCGCAACTTCGCCACCAGCCCGACCATCCAGATCATGGTGGTGACCGTAGGGGCCATTAACAAGAAAGACGTAAACAACCTCTATAAGGACAGCGAGAAGACCGGCGGCGACGCGCCGATCGACCTTATCCGCGCGACCCGGCCTGTCATCATCGTGGACGAGCCGCAAAGCGTGGACGGCGGTCTCGAGGGGCGCGGCAAGCAGGCCCTCGGCGAGATGCACCCGCTCTGCACGCTGCGCTATTCCGCAACCCATGTGGACAAGCACCACATGGTCTACCGCCTCGATGCTGTGGACGCCTACGACCGCAAGCTAGTCAAGCAGATCGAGGTCGCTTCGCTAGAAGTGGAAGGCGGACACAACAAGGCGTATCTGCGCTTTGTGTCGGCCAGCAACGCGCGCGGCACAGTGACGGCGAAGGTCGAGGTGGACCGCGCCATCGGCAACGCGGTACGTCGCGACATGATTACAGTCCAAGATGGTTTTGATCTCGAAGACGAAACGGGACGGGCGATTTATAAGGGCTGCCGTATCGGCGAAATCCGCGTGGCCGGCGAGGAGTCCTTGTTGGAGGTGAAGACCGACGGCTCGGAATCTTTCCTCCGTGTCGGCGAGGCCATTGGCGACGTGGACGCCAACGCGATCAAGCGGCTGATGATCCGCCGCACGATCCACGAGCACCTCGAAAAGGAAAAGCGCCTAGCCCCCCTCGGCATCAAGGTGCTGAGCCTATTCTTCATCGACGCCGTCGAGCATTACCGCTCCTACGACGGCGACGGGAACGCGGTGAAAGGCAAATACGCCACAATATTCGAGGAGGAATATCAGCGTGCCGCGAAACACCCTGACTTTGCCAGCCTGTTCGAGGAAGTTGACGTGATCTCTGACGCCGAGGAGGTGCATAACGGCTATTTTTCCATCGACAAGAACAAGCGGTGGACCGACACGGCCGAGAACAATCAGGCCCACCGTGACAATGCCGAGCGCGCCTACAACCTCATCATGAAGGATAAGGAGAAGCTGCTGAGTTTCGACACGAAGCTCAAGTTCATCTTCTCCCACTCCGCCCTGAAAGAGGGGTGGGACAACCCCAACGTATTCCAGATTTGCGCGCTGCGCGAGATCGGCACAGAGCGCGAACGTCGGCAGACAATCGGCCGTGGTTTGCGACTCTGCGTCAACCAGAAGGGCGAGCGGCGTCGCGGATTCGATGTCAATACGCTTACGGTGATCGCCACCGAAAGCTACGAGGCTTTTGCCGAGAACCTGCAAAAGGAAATCGAGGCCGACACCGGTATCCGATTTGGCGTCGTCGAGAAGCACCAGTTTGCGATTATCCCGATCCAGAAAGAGGATGGCACCACGGTGATGTTGGGATTCGATGAGTCCGCCGCGATCTATGAGTGGCTCAAAGGCGAGGGATTCATCGACTCCAGGGGTAAGGTGGAGGATAAGCTGCGAATGGCTATCAAGGACGGCACCTTGACCTTGCCCGCCGCGCACGCTGCCCATCTGCCGCACGTCAGGGAAGTCCTGCGCAAGATCGCTGGTCGGCTGGAAATCAAGAACGCCGACGACCGCAAGCCGGTCAGGGTGCGTAAGGAAATCTACCACAGCGCCGAATTTCAAGCGCTTTGGGATCGGATCAAGCACAAAACAACTTATCGCGTTCATTTCGACAACGCCAAGCTCGTCGCGGATTGCGTTAAGGCGATTGCCGAGGGGGCGCCGATCTCGAAGGCGCGTGTGACGATACGCAAGGCCGATCTCGCTATCGGCCAGGGTGGCGTACTTGCCACCGAAACATCGACCTTCGGTCCAGTCACCATAGAGGAGGGAGACATAGTCCTGCCCGATGTGCTGACTGATCTGCAAGACCGCACACAGTTGACGCGCCGCAGCCTTGTCACCATCCTGACGGAAAGTGGCCGGCTGAACGACTTCAAGCGCAACCCGCAAGCGTTCATCGAGCAAGCGGCAGAACTTATCAACCGTGCCAAGCGTCTCGCAGTTGTGGACGGGATTAGGTACCAACGTGTCGGCGACAACGATTTCTACGCCCAGGAGTTGTTCGAGCAGGAGGAACTGATCGGCTACCTAAAGAACATGCTTGAGAACACGAAGAAGTCAGTGTTCGAGCACGTCATCTATGATTCCGCCGGCGTCGAGCGCACCTTCGCTGAGCAACTCGAAAAGAATGACGCGGTGAAGGTATATGCCAAGCTTCCTGGGTGGTTCAAAGTTCCGACCCCCCTTGGGGGCTATAATCCCGATTGGGCGGTGCTAGTGCAGATCGACGGGCAGGAGCGTTTGTACTTTGTTGTAGAAACAAAGGGCAGCCTGTTTGCCGACGAGCTCCGCGATCAGGAGGTTGCAAAGATCGCTTGCGGCGCGGCACATTTTCATGCGTTGGCGATGGATCGCGACCCGGTCCTGTATGTGAAGGCGACAAAGCTAGGCGACGTTCTGGACCATGCGTAG